A section of the Phaseolus vulgaris cultivar G19833 chromosome 8, P. vulgaris v2.0, whole genome shotgun sequence genome encodes:
- the LOC137824931 gene encoding filament-like plant protein 1, translated as MAEDLPSIISKAVESSSQKLQDDISVLQEENRLIRIEAEKLSCNLMMAEIEHSRVEDAMSTELRVARKEATNLRQKVHLLAQEKIELESKLVPYRLKVADLEASIKADAAKVESLEKRSVDREVLLGKVEKERDDTMVKLAEARKENEKIAAELAQAQAENKKVTEDLLQARETTENLKKRADELEQQTEGLKKQTEELELSSAQILAAGFDATLEQIDLATLRARLFTNCFEPSTFER; from the coding sequence atggcagaggacctcccctccatcatatcaaaagctgtggagagctccagcCAAAAGCTTcaggatgacatctccgtgctccaagaggagaatcgcctaatcaggatcgaggcggagaagttgtcctgcaacctTATGATGGCCGAAATCGAGCATTCTcgggtggaggacgccatgagcaccgagctgagggtggcgcgcaaggaggccaccaaTCTACGCCAGAaggtgcacctcctagctcaagagaaaattgagctagagagcaaactggttccctaccgtctcaaggtggctgacctggaggcatcgatcaaagcagatgcagcTAAGGTAGAgagccttgagaagaggtcggtagatcgggaggtcctcttgggaaaagttgaaaaagagAGGGATGACACCATGGTTAAGCTCGCCGAGGCTAGAAAGGAGAATGAGAagatcgccgcagagctggcccaggcgcaggcggaaaacaagaaggttactgaagacctcctTCAAGCTCGTGAGACAACTGAAAATCTAAAGAAACGAGCTGATGAGTTAGAACAGCAAACCGAGGGGCTGAAAAAGCAAACTGAagagctcgagctgagctccgcccagatcctcgctgctgggtttgacgccaCCCTGGAGCAAATCGACTTAGCAACTCTGCGAGCGCGACTGTTCactaactgcttcgaaccatcaACTTTCGAACGATAG